Proteins from one Streptomyces sp. NBC_00390 genomic window:
- a CDS encoding DUF4139 domain-containing protein produces MTAETTQRWGSALDSVVVYAQGAVCRRLARGSVPPDGRVRVTGLPRSLDPASLRARVLGAPGVRVTEARVEVEAEPLATGTPDELRREVERLRDAYAAAQGRRERQLSLIEEVSALRPVPPARRREDPHRRTPVDAWLELADFVDERLMGLHARLVELETALRNVEHELTVAADRLARASTDAPPAHVETTVCAVLALDGTGDAEVELELEYGVPGAVWVPAYRLSHRQGDGSGRLVLRASVAQRTGEDWTGVRIALATADLRRRTDLPRLRSVRIGRSQPAPAPSGWREPPAGLVDLFSGYDAAGPCPAPAAGPGAAAVGAGSAPGPVPPPPPPRPAQQGYGGPPSALPMPGGVYGSSPDAVGGGVPDLPQPARSRPAGRPGAGGRSFAGAPAPMAPAAPGRAAPPPPPAPVAGPPQPTGAELDYAALALCGPDEQSGRRGRLFPGSLFDPVAAEYRRRAEAVAALPLPGHAVRPRESAGSFDHRFDAAARADIPSDGTWHTVTVGEIPVGLRTEYLCVPSVEQTVYATLVLSNATDQALLAGPVEVTVDDDFLLTAALPTLAPGGVRRVGLGPAEGIRVTRRTNLHESTSGLRNNTTVLDHRVHVELANRLARPVTVEVRERVPVTSEPDVRIEERADWTAPEEGTGPDRHAPGTRVWRLDLPAGATAALDGGYEIRIPTGKALVGGNRRS; encoded by the coding sequence ATGACGGCTGAGACGACACAGAGGTGGGGGTCGGCCCTCGATTCGGTCGTGGTGTACGCGCAGGGCGCGGTCTGCCGCCGCCTCGCCCGGGGCAGCGTGCCGCCCGACGGCCGGGTGCGGGTGACGGGTCTGCCCCGCTCGCTGGACCCGGCCTCGCTGCGGGCCCGTGTCCTGGGCGCCCCCGGAGTGCGCGTCACCGAGGCCCGGGTGGAGGTCGAGGCCGAGCCGCTCGCCACGGGCACGCCCGACGAGTTGCGGCGCGAGGTCGAGCGGCTGAGGGACGCGTACGCTGCGGCGCAGGGACGCCGGGAACGGCAGCTGAGCCTGATCGAGGAGGTCAGCGCTCTCCGCCCGGTCCCACCTGCCCGCCGGCGTGAGGACCCGCACCGCCGTACCCCGGTCGACGCGTGGCTGGAACTCGCCGACTTCGTCGACGAGCGGCTGATGGGACTGCACGCCCGCCTCGTCGAGCTGGAGACGGCACTGCGGAACGTCGAGCACGAGCTCACCGTCGCCGCCGACCGGCTCGCCCGCGCCTCCACCGACGCACCGCCGGCGCATGTGGAGACCACGGTCTGCGCGGTCCTGGCCCTCGACGGCACCGGTGACGCGGAAGTGGAACTCGAGCTCGAATACGGGGTGCCGGGCGCCGTCTGGGTGCCGGCCTACCGCCTGAGTCACCGTCAGGGTGACGGCAGCGGCCGTCTGGTGCTGCGTGCCTCGGTCGCCCAGCGGACCGGTGAGGACTGGACCGGCGTGCGCATCGCCCTGGCCACCGCCGATCTTCGGCGCCGCACCGACCTGCCGAGGCTCCGCTCGGTCCGCATCGGCCGCAGTCAGCCCGCCCCCGCACCTTCCGGCTGGCGCGAACCCCCGGCCGGGCTCGTCGACCTGTTCTCCGGGTACGACGCGGCAGGCCCTTGCCCTGCCCCGGCCGCCGGACCCGGGGCCGCGGCCGTCGGGGCCGGCTCCGCGCCCGGTCCCGTGCCGCCACCGCCCCCTCCCCGGCCGGCCCAACAGGGTTACGGCGGGCCGCCCTCGGCGCTCCCGATGCCCGGCGGCGTGTACGGGTCATCCCCGGACGCCGTGGGCGGCGGGGTGCCCGACCTCCCGCAGCCGGCCCGGTCGCGACCGGCCGGCAGGCCGGGTGCCGGCGGCAGGTCCTTCGCGGGTGCCCCCGCCCCCATGGCGCCCGCGGCTCCTGGCCGGGCCGCCCCGCCACCCCCTCCGGCGCCGGTGGCCGGTCCGCCGCAGCCGACCGGCGCCGAGCTCGACTACGCCGCCCTTGCCCTGTGCGGCCCCGACGAGCAGAGCGGTCGCAGAGGCCGGCTGTTTCCCGGATCCCTCTTCGACCCGGTGGCGGCCGAGTACCGCCGCCGCGCCGAAGCGGTGGCCGCGCTTCCGCTGCCCGGACACGCCGTGCGGCCCCGCGAGTCGGCGGGTTCCTTCGACCACCGCTTCGATGCCGCCGCCCGCGCGGACATACCGTCGGACGGGACCTGGCACACCGTCACCGTCGGCGAGATCCCGGTCGGCCTGCGCACCGAGTACCTCTGCGTTCCGTCCGTGGAGCAGACCGTGTACGCGACGTTGGTGCTCTCCAACGCCACCGACCAGGCACTGCTGGCCGGCCCGGTCGAGGTCACCGTCGACGACGACTTCCTTCTGACCGCCGCACTGCCCACGCTCGCCCCCGGCGGTGTCCGCCGGGTGGGGCTCGGGCCGGCCGAGGGCATCCGGGTCACCCGCCGTACGAACCTGCACGAGTCGACCTCGGGCCTGCGCAACAACACCACCGTGCTCGACCACCGCGTCCACGTGGAGCTGGCCAACCGGCTCGCGAGGCCCGTCACCGTCGAAGTCCGCGAGCGGGTGCCGGTCACCTCCGAACCGGACGTCCGGATCGAGGAACGGGCCGACTGGACGGCACCTGAGGAAGGCACGGGGCCCGATCGCCATGCACCGGGCACCCGCGTCTGGCGACTGGACCTGCCCGCAGGCGCCACCGCCGCCCTCGACGGCGGCTACGAGATCCGCATCCCGACCGGCAAGGCCCTGGTCGGCGGTAACCGCAGGAGCTGA
- a CDS encoding FABP family protein, translated as MYDPAQKPPYPDALRPDDAPAPHALLAPVIGLLGTWAGRGRGGYPTLDEEFTYAQEVTFSHDGRPFLHYEARAWLLDADGSPLRPSARESGWWRLQPDGRVEALITQPTGIGEILVGSADAGTVDLTTHEVALTPTAKEVNATRRRYTVTDENTLDFIHDLAAVGQPLQHHLSARLRRNP; from the coding sequence ATGTACGACCCCGCCCAGAAGCCCCCGTATCCCGACGCCCTGCGACCGGACGACGCACCCGCACCGCACGCACTGCTCGCGCCCGTGATCGGGCTGCTGGGTACCTGGGCCGGCCGGGGCCGGGGCGGATATCCCACGCTCGACGAGGAGTTCACGTACGCGCAGGAGGTCACCTTCAGCCACGACGGGCGGCCTTTCCTCCACTACGAGGCGCGCGCCTGGCTGCTCGACGCGGACGGCAGCCCGCTGCGGCCGTCGGCCCGGGAGAGCGGCTGGTGGCGGCTCCAACCCGACGGACGTGTGGAGGCATTGATCACCCAGCCCACCGGCATCGGGGAGATCCTGGTCGGCAGTGCCGACGCCGGCACGGTTGACCTCACCACCCACGAGGTGGCTCTCACTCCCACGGCCAAGGAGGTGAACGCCACCCGCCGCCGTTACACCGTGACGGACGAGAACACGCTCGACTTCATCCACGACCTCGCGGCGGTCGGTCAGCCCCTGCAGCACCATCTTTCCGCACGGCTTCGACGGAATCCCTGA
- a CDS encoding SDR family NAD(P)-dependent oxidoreductase yields MADQRVYLVTGGGTGIGAATARLLHEAGHHVVISGRRPEPLRLVAEETGALAVPSDIGDPDAVRALVDAAVAAHGRLDGLVLNAGIGRGGGVGEVTLEDWDAVMRTNLTGPFHLLRAALPHLLDAQGAVVAVASVSALLSGVGSAAYATSKAALLQLCRSLAVDYGAKGLRANTVCPSWVRTDMADRRMSRFADEAGLGDGGVDAAYQEVTRVLPAGRPGEPREVAEAVAWLLSPASSFVNGAVLTVDGGVTALDPGTLAFDFRIEPRAPHA; encoded by the coding sequence ATGGCGGACCAGCGCGTGTACCTCGTGACCGGCGGTGGGACGGGCATCGGCGCCGCCACCGCCCGGCTGCTGCACGAAGCGGGGCACCACGTGGTGATCTCCGGGCGCCGCCCCGAACCACTTCGGCTCGTCGCGGAGGAGACCGGAGCCCTGGCCGTCCCCTCCGACATCGGCGACCCCGACGCGGTACGGGCACTCGTCGACGCGGCCGTCGCGGCGCACGGACGCCTCGACGGGCTCGTCCTCAACGCCGGTATCGGGCGCGGCGGAGGCGTGGGCGAAGTGACGCTCGAGGACTGGGACGCGGTCATGCGGACCAACCTCACCGGCCCGTTCCATCTGCTGCGCGCCGCGCTCCCGCATCTGCTCGACGCCCAGGGCGCGGTGGTCGCGGTCGCCTCGGTGTCCGCCCTGCTGAGCGGCGTGGGCAGTGCCGCCTACGCGACCTCCAAGGCGGCGCTGCTCCAGCTCTGCCGGTCGCTCGCGGTCGACTACGGGGCCAAGGGTCTGCGCGCCAACACGGTGTGCCCGAGCTGGGTGCGCACCGACATGGCGGACCGCCGGATGAGCCGGTTCGCGGACGAGGCGGGGCTGGGTGATGGCGGGGTCGACGCGGCGTACCAGGAGGTGACCCGCGTCCTGCCCGCCGGGCGTCCCGGGGAGCCGCGCGAGGTCGCGGAAGCCGTCGCCTGGCTGCTCTCGCCCGCCTCCTCGTTCGTCAACGGAGCCGTGCTCACCGTCGACGGCGGCGTGACCGCCCTCGACCCCGGCACGCTCGCCTTCGACTTCCGGATCGAACCGCGAGCACCGCACGCCTGA